Sequence from the Papilio machaon chromosome 21, ilPapMach1.1, whole genome shotgun sequence genome:
AGAGGAACGTATTGCAAGTAAATATCACCATCATACCGTAACTGGAGAattgtttcataaaattaacacGATCTgtgaaaattatcaaatatttataacataattgaAGACCTAATTTAAAATCCATAGTTTTTCAACTCAGTATTATTTATCTAGAATGTAGAAAGTTACCATTTAATGCTAacttagataaattaaataacactttaAACTCACCAATTGCTGACCAACAAGTCAAAACTATGATACCTCCAACtagtttgaatttaaataaatctacaatAGCAGGGACTAACATAGACAGATTCATATTTTTAgctgacttcaaaaagaaggagattatcaatttgactgtattttttttattagaaaaattttaagcCCAAGTCTactcaaaattaaaatctattagaAAGTACTTATTCTAGAAATGATTTCTTAAGACTTGAATAGACTAGATATAAACTAGGTACCATTTAGAATACTAATTTGATAGATTCAAATAATGAATACGCTATGCAATAATATTGGGTTTTAACGAAAATGGCGAGACATTGTTATTTGAATTTcgtatgaataataaattaaatgataggTTTACAATGCAGTTGTATTTTCAAGTAAATTGTAGAGGTTGTGTTGTtagagatattaaattattaaatacagtaAACTGTAGTTGATTGTAGATATTCCTTTTAGCTAGAAATCAAatgatttataacaatatggAGGTTTTTTAATGCTAGTCATTTTAATTCCCAGTTtccttttgaataaaattagactatcttactaatattctaaactagcttttacccgcgactccgtccgcgcggaataaaaaatagaaaacggggtaaaaattatcctatgtccgtttcctggttctaagctacgtgcccaccaattttcagtcaaatcgattcagccgttcttgagttataaatagtgtaactaacacgactttcttttatatatatatagatgaaaaagtttagatggatgggtggatgtttgttagaaggtatctccagaacggctgtatggatctcgatgaaatttgtaattttgaagAAGACACGTGTAGACGGAgttgcgagcgacagctagttaataaataatataaaaatagtttttattcataggaAATTTCTTGTTGGACGAATTAATATTCATCATTTTAGAAACACTTATTAAAGACCAAAAAATTAATCGACACGATTACATTCTTGGAAtttcttttgttctttttcaaacgaaaaaaatcattcattccaattaaataaaaaaatacttatattttaatactttattaatacattcttctttaaattaataaataataaatctaaaaaattaattgaaatgtacaaaataaatctgaGTACAAATGCATCAGATAATTTCGATTAATCATAAATAATGACAACTGCATTTAGGTAATTCAATAGGTTTTGGTTCCAAAGTCACAGGCACGGGAGGTGGTACCATGAACGCTGTCATGGGCAACCCCGGAGGTGGAGGCGGGCAGCATGAGCATGGTGGAGGTGCGGGAGGTACTAGGGATATCACTAGAGGCGCCGGCGCAGGTGGTGGCAGGCACAATGGTGCGGGTGGAGGAGGTAGGAACATAGGCGCGGGAGGTGGAGGTGGGAGCATTATCGGAGGTGGAGGTGCTGAGAATATGAATGGTGAAGGAGGTGCGGGGAGTATCATTGGTGGTTGTGGAAGACACAGCTGCTGAGGCAACGGCGGGGGAGCTGATAGTACGATGGGTGGTAGCGATGGCAGAGCGGGTGGTGGCAGTGGCAGGACCATGGggggtggtggtggtggtggcaGGCATCCTGGTGGTGGGCCCGCAGGCATGAGGACTAGAGTCGGGGGCGGAGGCGGTGGCGGGCCTGCACCACATTTACTACAGTGTCCTTCTTTCTtttctgaaaattttataatttaatacatttttagccGAAGATAAATTAACTATTGGTGTTGATGatgtaaattgaatataaattaataaaaacttacctAATTTAGCAGCAAGAAGTGGTTTTAGTAATCTGAAatgaacaaatattataaattttaattaacctcATAATTATCTTGAAAATgtgttatatgaaaaatacttACGAAGCGAGAACCCCCTTTTTGCATTCCTTCATTTCTTTCAGCGCCTCTAACTGTAAGAATAAAATGTGATGacaattaattacatattcttttttttaataagaataaaatagaagATTTAAATCGTTTGAAAAATACAATCTGAGGtgttaaatgtatttgaaaaatcaACTTATGCAATTGACAATTGTTCCAAAGCAAACAATAAgacataaataaacttattcttaaatataatacttatttaaaaagctaATCTGATATCGTTTTAATAATACGTTAGTTAAACAGCTGAGCAGTTTATTTACGTACCAAACATATTCCTTTATCACTGCAAGCTTTTACATAAAtcgaagttaataaaataactgttacTGAAGACCAAAACAGTTTTCGAACCTTCATTTCAACTCTTTGAGagtgaaaaaattattatgcattaaaaaaaatgttcatacGTATATATGTACCGGCTAAAGATATTTCGTACATAAATGATATTGCATGATAAATtatgtagtaattaaaaaaaatagttttctacAAGCAAAGATTGTACGTGAtgatcatttaatttaacgatATTTCTTATCGTGATATCATTGCTAACAATTTTAAgatgttatgtaattattcaataaaatgttaaattgttttaattatttcacaataatattatgattagTCATTCCAACTATTtcactaaaattttattattactttctattatttataggTTAAAAATGCtcatttattttcactattTACCGTACTTCGATTTACAGGCAAGTAATCCAGTCCTATTTagccatttatttttatacatcgaCAGGCTATAGACCGTGgtattttatgtgtatttgattttcgccattttggtgCTGACGGTAGCGGTTGCCAGCGGTGTTTAGTTGGGAATTGtatcgtcatccctttcaGACTCATTAGATAAACAGTGacaacattcatacatctcGCTTGTATATTGCTTGTCAATGTCACGgttgcatattttataatattggtagtattgttaataattgtattgtttgaatttttatcgTAATACGTTTTATGATTgcaattgttttctttatacGTGATCAATCAGATGCTAAAGATAAAGGTTGCATTGTTATTACGAAAAACCTTAGGTTATAAGATGCCTTGTAACTTCTTATGGATTTAAAACGTtacctttaaaaatacaagatgGCGGCATACACAGTACAAACAATAagatgtattataattttctcctttatttatgtaagtttttaattcttaattaaaatgataccGAGAAAAATACTTAAGATGAAAAATGTTAACCATTTGCTTGATAGTCGAaagtaaatattcaaatatgctttaattaatataggAACGCCATTAGTATAATGTTTAAGGGTACAGACTCTCGATCACGCGGTCATTGTTTCGAATCCACAACACCACGGATAAACATCAATGTCTAATTGTT
This genomic interval carries:
- the LOC123722208 gene encoding leucine-rich repeat extensin-like protein 3; this translates as MKVRKLFWSSVTVILLTSIYVKACSDKGICLLEALKEMKECKKGVLASLLKPLLAAKLEKKEGHCSKCGAGPPPPPPPTLVLMPAGPPPGCLPPPPPPPMVLPLPPPALPSLPPIVLSAPPPLPQQLCLPQPPMILPAPPSPFIFSAPPPPIMLPPPPPAPMFLPPPPAPLCLPPPAPAPLVISLVPPAPPPCSCCPPPPPGLPMTAFMVPPPVPVTLEPKPIELPKCSCHYL